The stretch of DNA aaataaaaaataaaccaaccCTATAAATTGCAATCTCAAATTAATTTCAAACCCTTTTGGATTAAACCCATAATAATATGAACAAAAACCAAATTTCAGAAAACATTAATCATTCTATGCCCATATTATCAGGTGGCGAATCACTATTCCCATGATTATCCGTACTTCCCGAACCCGGGTCCCCTACGAACCGACCCGACTCCGCATCCGAAACCGAATCACGTGCCCGAGCAAAGAACACATGGATCCTCAGTCCATCCCCTCTCCCGTCCTCCCCCTCCTTCGCCTCCTCCACCGGCATACTGAATCTGCAGACGGGGCAGGATCCATGGATCCCCAGCCACTTTTCTATACAACCCGGATGGAATTTGTGCTTGCAGGGCATCTCCTTGACTTCGCCGTTGACCTCGTAATCAGATAGGCAGATCGAGCACTCCAGGCCCGATTCAGATACATGGACCAACGGAAGGGACTCGATCGAGACTTTGGAGGCTGGCAGGTGGCCTTCCTTCGATGGGATCTCCCGGAGGATGGCCTCAATTTCGAGGGAGCCTTCTACTAGAGTGATGGATCTGGTCGATTGGTGCACGAACACGGCTACATCGCGGATGGAGGCGCCGGTGGTTGAAGCCATGCTGATGATCCAGGGGACGAGGAGCGCGGTGACGCCTCGCGTGCTCAGCTCCTCCAGGGACGGAGGTGGAGATCCAGGTGCCTGCGTAGGTTCTGGGGTGGACATGGATCGCGTTTGCCGAGGAATTTTCGGGATTCGGAAGAAAAATGGAAGTTTTTACGGTGTGAAATTGGAAATTGCTATTTGAACGTGGAAGGGGTATATATGTCGAGGAGATATACGGCGGCCGCCT from Primulina tabacum isolate GXHZ01 chromosome 3, ASM2559414v2, whole genome shotgun sequence encodes:
- the LOC142538859 gene encoding E3 ubiquitin-protein ligase MPSR1-like, encoding MSTPEPTQAPGSPPPSLEELSTRGVTALLVPWIISMASTTGASIRDVAVFVHQSTRSITLVEGSLEIEAILREIPSKEGHLPASKVSIESLPLVHVSESGLECSICLSDYEVNGEVKEMPCKHKFHPGCIEKWLGIHGSCPVCRFSMPVEEAKEGEDGRGDGLRIHVFFARARDSVSDAESGRFVGDPGSGSTDNHGNSDSPPDNMGIE